AAATTGAAAAGACCTGACAGGTTTTCAAAATCTGTCAGGTCTGGTATTCAGGCAATTAGATTTCTTGTAATAGTAACAAAGGAATAATTCAACTCTCACAATTCTCATTGCAGAAAAATCTCCTGAAATTAATCAATAGAAATACATTCCTGCCGACATGTTTATTTCGATACGTTCACCTCATTTGCCGGATAGGTTAATATTACAGCGTTATACATTTTTATCTGATAAGCTTCGCCCGGAACCATGTTTCCAATCATATTAATGCCATATACGGGCCAATATGTCTGGCCTAAATAGTTTTTAACAATGACTACATCACTTGCAATTGCGCTTAACATAACAACTATTGAAGCGGGTGTTTTTCTTAAATACGAAATATATGACCACCCTGCCAATATATTGCAAGTTGTATTCTCCGGCTCTACTGATAAACCTGTAATTATCAAGGTATCTGCAAGGCTTGTTTTTATTTGATAGCCTTCGCAATTCGAAATATTTCCTATCATGTTTATGCCCCATGCAGGCCAATAAGCTTGTCCAAGGTAATTTTTCACAATCTCAACATTTGTAACTATATCAGTAAAAATTGAATCTAAAGAAGGCTCGTCCGATACAATATATGTTGAAAAAAAACTCCAACCCGGTAGCAATGCAATTTCCTGTGATTCACTTAATACTACTGAAGTCAAAGATAGTAAGCCACTTAATCCGTTTACTGCAAAAATTCCTTGATTTAGCATTGGAGGCATTGGCATATAGTCTGCAACAGCGTCATATACCAAATCGTCTGAAGCATCCCATATTTTCCATTTAAGTTGTTCTCCTGTAACAAAGCCGTTATTTAATCCGGTTTCGGCAGCCCATGCAGCTATCGAGGTTGTGGTATTTTCCCAAACTTGATAACCTCCACAAGCCAATGTTCCGAGCGAATCATAAAAAACTCCTATGTAATCTCCATAATCAATCTGAACTCCATCTATAGTAATTGGAGTTATGTTTTGAATCAGAATTGTATGATTTGAAGAGCTGATAGTATATGACCAATTTGGTGCGGGGTCGAAAATTTCAAAAGTCCCTGTCAGGTTGCAAGCGTTATTATCGCTTATAGTCAGGTCATAGATTCCAATTGCAAGAGAGTATAAATCTTCTGTTGTTTCGCCATTGCTCCAGATATATATATATGGAGGAGTTCCACCGATAACAGATATTTCAATTGTGCCATCGTTGGCACCAATTAGTGATAAATCTTCAGTTTGAGCTTCAAAATCGAAATGTACGAATTCTATATAAACAGTATCCTTATCGCTACATGAAGGTTTTCCTGAATTGTATTCAATCCATTGAAATGCTTTTAATCCATATTCAGAAACTGTTACACTGGCATTCGGAGCAGTATTATTTCCATTTAGCCAGTTTGCAGTGCCGGTACCATCAATCATACTCCACTCGCCGGTAGAATTACCGGTAGTAAATTCTGCAGCAAAATCATAATTCAAACTACAGATAACATCATCTTGACCAGCATTGCTTGTAGGAGTTTGATAAAATGTGATTTCTAATGTATCGCTTGAATGGCAGGTATATGCATAAATATTCCATATAACGGCAGCAGTAACAAAAGCAGAATCTCCGAAACTACCAGCTAAAGGCTCTCCCGGTTCCGACCAGCTATCAGGTATTGTAATAGTTGCTGCAGGATCGAACTCATTGTCGAAATCGGCACCTAAAAATGATGTTGACCAATAAGCATTAGTATATTGTTGCCCTATAAGTGATGCATCCAATTCGTAAGTTGTTCCGCATATTTCATTCCCAAGTCCTGCATATGCTGTAGGAGATGTCAAATTTTCAATAGTAGAACTTTGGGCATCGTTAGAAGCATCAATATCAGCAAACAATTCTGTTTTTACAAGCAATTGATAGGTGTTCGGCGACTGCAAATTTAAATATGTCGAAAAAGTATAATTCATAATATCGTTGCCCGGAATTGCAGGCCCATTGTAGATTTCACTAAACCAGGTCAAACCATTATCTAATGAATATTTTATAGTAAAAGTGTCATTTAAATCTGTTTGCTCAAAGTTTTTAATACTTACTGTTAAAGCCTCTGAATTGGACAAATTGCAATCTGATACCGGAGAAATTATGCTTTCAATACCAATATCTTTTAAGGAGAAAGCAGATAATGAAACAATTCCGCTAAGTCCATTCACTATAAATACAGAATCATTTGGAAACATGGAGTTAATGTTGTAAACTGCTGTAGCATCATATTCAACATTTGTAGAGCTCTGCCATATTTTCCATTTAAAAACTTCGTTGCTGGCAAATCCGTCGCCTCCAATATCTACTCCCCAGGCTGTAATTGAATTCAAATTTCCTGTCCATTCCATATATCCTCCACAAGCAAGACCACCTCCCGGAAGACCATAGAACACACCAATATAATCACCATTTTGAATAGGATTTCCATCAATCGTTATGGTGGCTGTAGCCGGAACAAGAATAGTATGGTTTGTGCCTGTAATATTATAATTCCAGGATTGAGTATAAGCAAGCTCAATATAATCTGTGTAAACTACAGTATCTGAATCGAAATAATTTGATGCTATAAGACTTACAGTATAAAGACCTTCGCTTAGGTAGGTATGACTGGGATTTTGCAATGTACTTGTTGTACCATCACCAAAATCCCATAACCAAGAATTTGCTGTTCCTGTAGTAAGGTCGGTAAAATTAAATGAGCTGCCTACCAAACCTGCAGTTGTATCAACCTCAAAAGAGGCAGACAGAGTAATTGCAGTATCTACAATTGTTCTGGCCGATTGATGAACAGCGTGATTCGCATTATTCTGAATAAAGGCAACTATTGATAGGTTTGAGAAATCTTCAACCGTGTTTCCAACAGGAAAGGTATAAGAAAACGGAAAGGTGTACACATTCCCAGCCATTAGTGAACCAAGCGGGGTACCTAATTCATTTGGCAGCATTTTTTTTATTGTATAAAGGACTTGATTTACCTCTGTGCAAGTTACATTATTATAGGTTTCGTTTTCAACAATGACAACTTGCAAAACTGCTGTGGGAGTGTTAATATTAATTTGAGGAATTACATCAACTTCAGTTACAACCTGGTTGCCAAGAATTTGAGCAGATACATCCATGAAAAATACTGAGTATTCTGTATTGTAGCTGTTCGTAATGAGTGATGTTGTGATTATGGAAAGATGCTCTGGAGCTCCACCGTTAAAAGAGACATTTGGAACGGCATTTACGCCATAATAGGCATACCTTACTGAATCCTCAGTAGTATGATATGGATCGGTATAACCTGTCCAGGGACAGCCATAACGGATTGTAGCACAGCTATTCCCACTCTGAATAATATTTGTCTGATAGAACGGTTCTAAACTGCAACATGGGGAACAACTACCAGCTGCATTAAACTCTTCGACAAGTGGCAATTTTGGAATAATATTGCTTAATGTAACCAATGTTGTAGTGATAGTATCATTATTTGCATTTTGATCGCCTGACAATGATGTAGCAACGATTAATTCATAAATTCCCGGTGTAGAAAAATCTGCCGTTTGGTTGAACGTAAATACAACACTTTGACCTACACCAAGCGTGCCAGTGTAACTTTCAACAATTGGATTAGCTCCGGAAACAGAATATGCAACATTAAAACCTGAGCTTATACTTTGCGAACCAAAATTTTGAATGTTTACCGATATTTGCTCACTATTAGTAAGTGATGTTCCGGAAATTGGAGTAAGAATATTTGTAATACCAACATCTATGCTATCAACAAATGAATTTAAGTCGTATCCAAAAATTGCAGTTTCTTGCACTAAACCACCAAGAGTAACTGTGCCTGCCAAAATGTTTGGCTCAATAAATAATCCGCCACCCAAAGTGCCTGAACCAACATCCGGAAGAATATTATATTGAAAGGTTTGATTGCCGGAAGCAATATTAATTTTTTTAAGATCAACAGCATTTTGGCTTGTGTTTGCCTCAATTATCCAAACATATGGTCCACCTATTGAGATACTGTCGTAAGCAGAGCCATACATGCCGGTGCATCCATGTGATTGGGCAGAAATTGAATTTAACAATAGCCCCGTACGACTTATTAAACTTAAATCAGTTGCCCAGTTTCCAACCCAAAAAGCATCGTTGCCGTTGTAGCAAATATTTCGTACTTCTGTTCCTGCAGGGCAATTAATTACACCGGCTAAAGTTCCTGTGGTGAAATCCATTTCATAAATTGCAGAACCAGCATTGCCGCCATAAAAGTAGGTGCCATCATAGGCTAAATCGCGCAATCCGCTTACTCCCGGAATAGAAAATTGACTTATGTAGTTTCCTGTCATTGAGTATTTTAATATTGCTGAACTATTCCACACTGTTACATAAAAAAATGAACCATCTGTTTCAATTCCTGCTTGATTTGTAATACTTGTATTCACAGGGTAATTAAATTGTAGATTTGCAGTCCTCTGGTTGGGTACAGTAGGATGAGAAGTGCTATTGCTAACTACTTCATAGTTTTGACAAACTTCATTATTTTGAGAAGCAAGATTGCCGGCTTCTTGTCCCATAGAAATCATCACTAATAAAACTAAGGCTGCTAAAAGTATTGGTTTTCTCATTATCTTAAAATTAAATTTATAATGGAACTTCTAAAAATGTAAATTTCTTCGTTGTTTCAAAATTTCAAAATCCTCATTTACAATAGTAAACTGCGGTTTTGAAATTCCTTACGCCTTGAAATTTACTATTTATAGAAGTCCCCATAAGCAAATACATCAAAATTTCAAGCTCATAAAATTAATTATTTTTTTAAGAAATATATTTTTTTAACAATTTCGGCCAAATCTTTTTTTGAGGTACTGGAAATTAACTTTCACCCTATAATTATGAAATATCAAGTTCAGTTTATTGTCCTATCATTTACTTTTGTCTTGACACAAAAGTAACAAAAAGTCAAGAAAAAATGATGCTACCACCCACATGCCAGCCCCCGCCCGCCATTTTTTCAGGCCAACGCCTATAATTTTGATAAAAATTATTTTGGTGGGAACAACTATTGAAATTTGCCGGTAAACAATGAAATTCTCGTTTTCTGAAAGTGAAAATTTCATTTTATATTTTTTGGTAACTTTACTTACGGGGAGTATTGAGAAATTAGTATTGTCCCAAAATTATCTGTAGCCTAGATTTTTCTTTCTTTTTATCAAGAGAAAGAAAACAAAATTAATCTAAATTGTTAATATTCAGTATACAATAACATGTAAAAACGCAAATCGGGCTTTTAGTCTTTTACAAATTCAATTTACCTTTAGATGGCAAAAAAGGTTATTTTCATGAAACTTTCGAAGGAGTTTGTTTCCTAAGGTTTTCGAAGAACAGCCTATGATAATGCAATTTAGCATTTTAGATTAAAGATAGCTGCCACCAATACATTTCTCTTCAGCACCTCAAAAAAAGATTTAGCCTACTTAATCAGTTTTGAACCTTAGCTTAGTTAGGCGGATAAGTCAAAATTGCTGCATTATTCATTTTAATTTGATAACCTTCGCCGGGGTTCATGTTGCCAATAGAATTAATGCCAAACTGTGGCCAATATATTTGACCTGCACCGTTTTTAACAATATTTATATTACTGCTAATTCCAGATAACATACTAGCAATAGCAGCCGGAGATGTTCTGGTATAACCAATAATGCTCCATCCGGAAGAAATTTGAATAGGGAAATTTTGAGGATCAACCAGAACTCCAACAATATCAATATTTTGAGACGATGTCATATTAATTTGATAACCATCTTCAACTGAAATATTTCCAATATTATTAACACCATATAAAGGCCAATATATAAGACCTGAGTCATTTTTGATAATTATTACTTCTTGTTGAATTAATTGGAAAATGCTATCAATATTGGATTCAAATGGGTCAATATATGTTGAAATAATGCTCCAACCTGGAGAAATTGATAAAGTTTGAGTTTCCGAAGATATGAAATCCAATGTTGAAATTCCGCTTATCCCATTAATTGCAAAATTACCTGAATCAGGAAATGAGATAGTATTGTATGAAACTGAAAAAAAATCAAATTCTATTTGAGTTGAAATCTGCCATACTTTCCATTTAAAGACTTCATCAATATCAAATCCATCATTTCCAATATCTTCGCCCCATGCAGTTATTGTAGTATTTGTACTATCCCAAATCTGATATCCTCCACAAACCAATGTCCCTAGGGAATCAAAGAATACGCCAATATAATCGCCGGATTCAATTTGAATGCCATTTATTGTTATTGGAATTGTATCTTGAATATGTATTGAATGATTTGTAGAAGTAACAGTATATGTCCAATTTGTAGGATCTGTATTAATAAGTTCTGCAATTTCGAAACTTTTATTTTTACTACATCCATTTGCATCTACTACATTTACAGAATAAATTCCTGCAGCAAGGTTATCAATATCTTCCGTACTATACCCATAGCTCCATAGGTAGAAGAACGGTACGGTTCCTCCTAAAACAGATATATCAATTGCGCCATCAGTTGCTCCTGTGCTGGACAGTTGAACAATGGTTTCTGAAATTTCAATCTCATCTGGTTCAGTAAGTGTGAGATTGTTTTCCGCAACTATACCTAGGATATCTGTAATTGTTACAGAGTAGAATCCTGCTGACAAATTACTAAGATCCTCAGTGGTTGCTCCATTTGACCAAAGGAAAGTAAAAGGAGGCATTCCAGATTCAATTGTTACATTAATTGCTCCATCTGAGAATCCATTACAACTTACATTAGACACTTCATACTTTACATTTAAAATTGGATCTTTTACGCAACGAACACTCATACCATATTCCCAAGTAGTGAATGCAAGCCCATTAGTTGTAAAATTATAATGTGCCGTACTATTCCATGAATGGTGTCCGATACCATTACCTGCATAGGAAGACCAGAAACGAGCATACATTCCTATTTCTTCAAACTCTGAAAAATTTCTATAACCTCCTGGTAAGGCTGTAAAGCCAGAAATGTTTGTAGCTCCTGAATTTGGACTAATCCAATGTGTTGTACCAGTTTCTTTTAGTTTTCCACCAGCTGGCCAATATCCACCTAAATAATTCTGCAAGTGAAACCATTCTTGTTTACTCGGAACATGCCATCCGGTTGGGCATACACCTTGTACTCCACTTGGGGCTAAATTGCTACTTGCTTCACCATTCATTACTGCCGGCCATGTGTAAAGTTTTCCATAAACTATAGTATTTGAAGTATCATCATCATAATCGAAATAATAATTAGTAGTATAATCATAATGAATATTGCCGGCATTAGTTCCATCAACTAATGCAGTGCCATTTGCATAATGTGTAGTCTTGAGGTTTTCTTTCATCCAACATTTATTCCCAATTTGCACTGTATTATAAACATTGCCATCAAAGTCAGTAACTGTTGGAGTGTTAGGGCAAGGATTCTGGGCTAAAATATTTTGATAAAATAAAATTGCGATTAATAATAGTAAAGCTTTTTTCATAATTAATCTAATTTATTATTGCAAATATAATAAAACAAATGTGATTCTGCAAAAGAATTTGTTTTTATATTTAGCTAGTTATTTGACAGTTGCAAAGAATATCTTATATCACAATGGGAACAAAAAAACATAAGTAAAATTTCTCCGATTACTTTTAGTCATCGGATAACTGAACTGTATGCAAACAAATCACTTAATACTCATAATCCTCGTTTCAGAAAAATCTCCTGAATTTAATCTATAAAAATACGTCCCGGCAGACAATTTTTTTCTTTCGTAAATAATTGTATGTTTTCCGTGAGGATAGTTTTGCGACTGTATTGTTTCAATTTTTTCGCCAATAAGGTTAAAAAGCTCAATTTCTACAAAAGTTTTCTCAGGAAGAAAAATACCAATTTCAGTGGTTTCGGAAAACGGATTTGGCGTGTTTTGGAAA
This portion of the Bacteroidota bacterium genome encodes:
- a CDS encoding PKD domain-containing protein, translated to MRKPILLAALVLLVMISMGQEAGNLASQNNEVCQNYEVVSNSTSHPTVPNQRTANLQFNYPVNTSITNQAGIETDGSFFYVTVWNSSAILKYSMTGNYISQFSIPGVSGLRDLAYDGTYFYGGNAGSAIYEMDFTTGTLAGVINCPAGTEVRNICYNGNDAFWVGNWATDLSLISRTGLLLNSISAQSHGCTGMYGSAYDSISIGGPYVWIIEANTSQNAVDLKKINIASGNQTFQYNILPDVGSGTLGGGLFIEPNILAGTVTLGGLVQETAIFGYDLNSFVDSIDVGITNILTPISGTSLTNSEQISVNIQNFGSQSISSGFNVAYSVSGANPIVESYTGTLGVGQSVVFTFNQTADFSTPGIYELIVATSLSGDQNANNDTITTTLVTLSNIIPKLPLVEEFNAAGSCSPCCSLEPFYQTNIIQSGNSCATIRYGCPWTGYTDPYHTTEDSVRYAYYGVNAVPNVSFNGGAPEHLSIITTSLITNSYNTEYSVFFMDVSAQILGNQVVTEVDVIPQININTPTAVLQVVIVENETYNNVTCTEVNQVLYTIKKMLPNELGTPLGSLMAGNVYTFPFSYTFPVGNTVEDFSNLSIVAFIQNNANHAVHQSARTIVDTAITLSASFEVDTTAGLVGSSFNFTDLTTGTANSWLWDFGDGTTSTLQNPSHTYLSEGLYTVSLIASNYFDSDTVVYTDYIELAYTQSWNYNITGTNHTILVPATATITIDGNPIQNGDYIGVFYGLPGGGLACGGYMEWTGNLNSITAWGVDIGGDGFASNEVFKWKIWQSSTNVEYDATAVYNINSMFPNDSVFIVNGLSGIVSLSAFSLKDIGIESIISPVSDCNLSNSEALTVSIKNFEQTDLNDTFTIKYSLDNGLTWFSEIYNGPAIPGNDIMNYTFSTYLNLQSPNTYQLLVKTELFADIDASNDAQSSTIENLTSPTAYAGLGNEICGTTYELDASLIGQQYTNAYWSTSFLGADFDNEFDPAATITIPDSWSEPGEPLAGSFGDSAFVTAAVIWNIYAYTCHSSDTLEITFYQTPTSNAGQDDVICSLNYDFAAEFTTGNSTGEWSMIDGTGTANWLNGNNTAPNASVTVSEYGLKAFQWIEYNSGKPSCSDKDTVYIEFVHFDFEAQTEDLSLIGANDGTIEISVIGGTPPYIYIWSNGETTEDLYSLAIGIYDLTISDNNACNLTGTFEIFDPAPNWSYTISSSNHTILIQNITPITIDGVQIDYGDYIGVFYDSLGTLACGGYQVWENTTTSIAAWAAETGLNNGFVTGEQLKWKIWDASDDLVYDAVADYMPMPPMLNQGIFAVNGLSGLLSLTSVVLSESQEIALLPGWSFFSTYIVSDEPSLDSIFTDIVTNVEIVKNYLGQAYWPAWGINMIGNISNCEGYQIKTSLADTLIITGLSVEPENTTCNILAGWSYISYLRKTPASIVVMLSAIASDVVIVKNYLGQTYWPVYGINMIGNMVPGEAYQIKMYNAVILTYPANEVNVSK